In Streptomyces sp. HUAS ZL42, the DNA window GAAGATGAGCTGGGCCAAGAACCAGGGCCTGGGCGGCGCGTTCTTCTGGGAGTTCAGCGGTGACACCAGCAACGGAGAGCTGGTGAGCGCCATCAACAGCGGTCTGCAGTAAGACCGTTGAGCATCAGGCGACGTTGACGCTCCCCCAGACTTCGTCCGGGGGGGGACCCCCCACACAGCGAGTGAATGTGGCTACGCCACATTCACTCGCTGTCCGGGCGGGGCTGCCTCCAGCCACGCGAGAAAACCGGTCAGCGCGTCTTCGCTCATGGCGAGTTCGAGGCGCGTGCCCCGGTGCAGACAGGTGAGGATCACCGCGTCGGAGAGCAGCGCCAGTTCCTCCTCGCCCTCGGGGACACGACGGCCGGCCACCTCGATCGACGCGCGCTCCAGGACGCGGCGGGGACGGGGGGCGTAGGAGAAGACGCGGTACCACTCGATGCGGTCGCCGTTGTAGCGGGCGACGCCGTAGCTCCAGCCTTTTCCGCTGGTGTCGGGTTTCTCCGGGACGTCCCAGCGCAGGCTGCAGTCGAAGGTGCCGCCGGAACGCTGGATGAGCCTGCGGCGCAGGCCGAAGACGAAAAGCCCCAGCACCACGAGGGCGACGACGATTCCGCACACAGTCAGAGCGAGGACCATCGACACCGACCTCCTCGTCTCCTAGGTAACGGAACGGAAAAAACATCCATATCTGCCTCAGCCGCGACCGGCACCGGATTGCTCCGGTCCCAGCCGCGGCTGAGTGACGTCATCGCATCAAGCGCGGGTCAGCGCGCCGCCGCCGCACGCAGTCGTACGTCCGCGCGGCGCTCGGCGGCTGCGTCGCCCTCCGCCTTCGCGCGCTCGAGCTCACGCTCCACGCGCTGGACGTCGATCTCGTCCGACAGCTCGGCGATCTCGGCCAGCAGCGACAGCTTGTTGTCCGCGAACGAGATGAAACCGCCGTGCACCGCGGCGACGACCGTTCCACCATCACTCGTACGGATGGTCACCGGGCCCGACTCCAGCACACCGAGCAGCGGCTGGTGACCGGGCATGACGCCGATGTCGCCGGACGTGGTGCGCGCGACGACCAGGGTGGCCTCGCCGGACCAGACCTCTCGGTCGGCCGCGACCAGCGCGACGTGCAGCTCAGCAGCCAAGGGTGGCTCCTCGGGTCACCACCCGGCTCTCCTGCCGGGTGTTGCGTACAAGTCTAGTAGGACGCCGAGCACCAAGGTGCCGGGCCCCGCCCCGGGAGACTGCCGGGGGTCTGGGGGTTGTCCCCCAGGCAATGCAGCAGTGGGCGTGGGAGAGGGGGCGGGACGTGCCCCGCCCCCTCTCACGAGCACGGGGCTCAGGAGACGCCCAGCTCCTTCGCGTTGGCCTTGAGGTCCTCGAGGCCACCGCACATGAAGAACGCCTGCTCCGGGAAGTGGTCGTACTCGCCGTCGCAGATCGCGTTGAAGGCCGCGATCGACTCGTCCAGCGGGACGTCCGACCCGTCGACGCCGGTGAACTGCTTGGCGACGTGGGTGTTCTGGGACAGGAAGCGCTCCACGCGACGGGCACGGTGGACGACGAGCTTGTCCTCCTCGCCGAGCTCGTCGATACCGAGGATCGCGATGATGTCCTGGAGGTCCTTGTACTTCTGCAGGATCGTCTTGACGCGCATCGCGGCGTCGTAGTGGTCCTGCGCGATGTAGCGCGGGTCCAGGATGCGGGACGTGGAGTCCAGCGGGTCCACGGCCGGGTAGATGCCCTTCTCGGAGATCGGACGGGACAGAACCGTCGTCGCGTCGAGGTGGGCGAAGGTGGTGGCCGGGGCCGGGTCGGTCAGGTCGTCCGCGGGGACGTAGATCGCCTGCATCGAGGTGATCGAGTGACCGCGGGTCGAGGTGATGCGCTCCTGGAGGAGACCCATCTCGTCGGCCAGGTTCGGCTGGTAACCCACCGCGGAGGGCATACGGCCGAGCAGGGTCGACACCTCGGAACCGGCCTGCGTGAAGCGGAAGATGTTGTCGATGAAGAACAGCACGTCCTGTTTCTGGACGTCACGGAAGTACTCGGCCATGGTCAGGCCGGCCAGCGCGACGCGCAGACGGGTGCCCGGGGGCTCGTCCATCTGACCGAAGACCAGGGCGGTCTTGTCGATGACGCCCGAGTCCGACATCTCCTCGATCAGGTCGTTGCCCTCACGGGTGCGCTCGCCGACACCGGCGAACACGGAGACACCGTCGTGGTTGTTGGCGACACGGTAGATCATCTCCTGGATGAGCACCGTCTTGCCGACGCCGGCGCCGCCGAACAGACCGATCTTGCCGCCCTTGACGTACGGGGTCAGCAGGTCGATGACCTTGACGCCGGTCTCGAACATCTCGGTCTTCGACTCGAGCTCGTCGAAGTTCGGGGCCTTGCGGTGGATCGCCCAGCGCTCACCGTCGTAGGACTCGTCGACGTTCAGCACCTCACCGAGAGTGTTGAACACCTTGCCCTTGGTGAAGTCGCCGACCGGGACGGTGATGCCCGTGCCGGTGTCGGTGACCGCGGCCTGGCGGACCAGACCGTCGGTGGGCTGCATGGAGATCGTCCGGACCAGGCCGTCACCCAGGTGCTGGGCGACTTCGAGGGTCAGGGTCTTCTTCTCGCCCGCGTTCGCCGGGTCGGAGACCTCGACGTGAAGGGCGTTGTAGATGTCCGGCATCGCGTCGACGGGGAACTCCACGTCGACGACCGGGCCGATGACCCGGGCGACGCGGCCCGTGGCAACGGCCGTCTCAACTGTCGTCGTCATTACCTGTCACTCCCCGCGGTCGCGTCGGCCAGGGCTGCGGAGCCACCGACGATCTCGCTGATTTCCTGGGTGATTTCGGCCTGGCGGGCCGCGTTCGCAAGCCGGGAGAGGCTCTCGATGAGCTCTCCGGCGTTGTCGGTGGCCGACTTCATCGCGCGCCGCGTGGCGGCGTGCTTGGAGGCGGCCGACTGGAGCAGCGCGTTGTAGATACGGCTCTCCACGTAGCGCGGCAGCAGGGCGTCGAGGACGTCCTCCGCCGAGGGCTCGAAGTCGTACAGCGGAAGGATCTCGCCCCTGGGGGCTGCTTCCTTCGCCACCTCTTCGAGGCTGAGCGGCAGCAGGCGGTCGTCGAGGGCCGTCTGCGTCATCATCGACACGAACTCGGTGAAGACGATGTGCAGCTCGTCCACGCCGCCCTCGGCCGTCTCCGTCTCGATGGCCTCGATCAGCGGTGCCGCGACCTTCTTGGCGTCCGCGTACGTGGGCTCGTCGGTGAAGCCGGCCCACGACTCCGCGATCTTGCGCTCACGGAAGTTGTAGTGGGCGACACCACGGCGGCCGACGATGTAGACGTCGACCTCCTTGCCCTCGCGCTCCAGCCGCTCGGTCAGCTGCTCCGCCGCCTTGATCGCGTTGGAGTTGAAGGCACCGGCCAGACCACGGTCGCTCGTCAGGAGCAGCACCGCGGACCGCACGACCGTCTCGGCCTGCGTGGTCAGC includes these proteins:
- a CDS encoding F0F1 ATP synthase subunit gamma; the protein is MGAQLRVYKRRIRSVTATKKITKAMEMIAASRVVKAQRKVAASTPYAQELTRAVTAVGTGSNTKHPLTTQAETVVRSAVLLLTSDRGLAGAFNSNAIKAAEQLTERLEREGKEVDVYIVGRRGVAHYNFRERKIAESWAGFTDEPTYADAKKVAAPLIEAIETETAEGGVDELHIVFTEFVSMMTQTALDDRLLPLSLEEVAKEAAPRGEILPLYDFEPSAEDVLDALLPRYVESRIYNALLQSAASKHAATRRAMKSATDNAGELIESLSRLANAARQAEITQEISEIVGGSAALADATAGSDR
- a CDS encoding DUF2550 domain-containing protein, which translates into the protein MVLALTVCGIVVALVVLGLFVFGLRRRLIQRSGGTFDCSLRWDVPEKPDTSGKGWSYGVARYNGDRIEWYRVFSYAPRPRRVLERASIEVAGRRVPEGEEELALLSDAVILTCLHRGTRLELAMSEDALTGFLAWLEAAPPGQRVNVA
- the atpD gene encoding F0F1 ATP synthase subunit beta, translated to MTTTVETAVATGRVARVIGPVVDVEFPVDAMPDIYNALHVEVSDPANAGEKKTLTLEVAQHLGDGLVRTISMQPTDGLVRQAAVTDTGTGITVPVGDFTKGKVFNTLGEVLNVDESYDGERWAIHRKAPNFDELESKTEMFETGVKVIDLLTPYVKGGKIGLFGGAGVGKTVLIQEMIYRVANNHDGVSVFAGVGERTREGNDLIEEMSDSGVIDKTALVFGQMDEPPGTRLRVALAGLTMAEYFRDVQKQDVLFFIDNIFRFTQAGSEVSTLLGRMPSAVGYQPNLADEMGLLQERITSTRGHSITSMQAIYVPADDLTDPAPATTFAHLDATTVLSRPISEKGIYPAVDPLDSTSRILDPRYIAQDHYDAAMRVKTILQKYKDLQDIIAILGIDELGEEDKLVVHRARRVERFLSQNTHVAKQFTGVDGSDVPLDESIAAFNAICDGEYDHFPEQAFFMCGGLEDLKANAKELGVS
- a CDS encoding F0F1 ATP synthase subunit epsilon, yielding MAAELHVALVAADREVWSGEATLVVARTTSGDIGVMPGHQPLLGVLESGPVTIRTSDGGTVVAAVHGGFISFADNKLSLLAEIAELSDEIDVQRVERELERAKAEGDAAAERRADVRLRAAAAR